One stretch of Gambusia affinis linkage group LG05, SWU_Gaff_1.0, whole genome shotgun sequence DNA includes these proteins:
- the si:dkey-238d18.4 gene encoding TBC1 domain family member 15 has translation MEDLHSNGKPPLTVREDPGNMSRQQAEIPPRRRVAAVSAPALSASRLTLPGVMDAEGRVDESRLRMHIFKNGGVSPSERGLAWRFLFGMYPCSSTALERSLLQEQLLVRYQVMKRRWQQFLPSAVRMQLNGTDAELLAAVRYFDQREAQTQQQDQDQSEEVKDRLAFLELQAQILFERITFDLEELREATRIIDKDVPRTNRDLSYYQDEGLGNLLVLRDILITYAAFHPEVSYAQGMNDLCSRFLEVLDSEVDTFWSFSSYMEKFSRDFMADGLHRKIELEAALLKELDPPLYAHLVKDNMESFTFCHRWLLLGFQREFEHSDALRLFEILSCDHLELISQQVDRARYQERLDQKHYTEDRSESPRQTFNTDFTFELFICAAILLDNRECLLRCQDDVQLIQFTSSLQGKLDLNSTLEKAESHFYNYCKRCAWDYMNRHCRENSSKPEDFFYQLRSLFVLK, from the exons ATGGAAGATTTGCACTCTAACGGGAAGCCGCCACTGACAGTAAGGGAAGATCCGGGCAACATGAGCCGACAACAGGCAGAGATCCCCCCTCGGAGGAGAGTAGCAGCGGTGAGCGCTCCCGCTCTATCCGCCTCACGGCTTACCTTACCCGGGGTCATGGACGCAGAGGGGAGGGTCGACGAGTCCAGACTGAGGATGCACATCTTCAAGAACG GTGGTGTGTCTCCATCAGAGCGAGGCCTGGCTTGGCGTTTCCTGTTTGGCATGTACCCGTGCAGCTCCACCGCACTGGAGCGGTCTTTGCTGCAGGAACAGTTGTTGGTACGTTACCAGGTCATGAAAAGGAGGTGGCAGCAGTTTCTTCCCTCAGCGGTGCGGATGCAGCTCAACGGCACTGATG CCGAGTTGCTCGCAGCGGTTCGATACTTTGACCAGAGGGAGGCACAAACCCAGCAGCAGGACCAAGATCAGTCTGAGGAGGTGAAGGACAGACTGGCATTCTTGGAGCTTCAAGCTCAG ataCTGTTTGAGCGCATCACATTTGACCTGGAAGAGCTGCGGGAAGCCACACGCATCATTGACAAGGATGTTCCGCGCACAAACAGAGACCTGAGCTACTACCa AGATGAAGGTTTAGGGAATCTGTTGGTCCTGAGAGACATCCTCATCACTTATGCTGCTTTTCATCCAG AAGTTAGCTACGCCCAGGGAATGAATGACCTGTGCAGCAGGTTCCTGGAGGTCCTTGACTCTGAGGTGGACACCTTCTGGAGTTTTTCCTCCTACATGGAGAAGTTCTCCAGGGATTTCATGGCTGACGGCTTACACAGAAAAATAG AGCTGGAGGCTGCTTTGTTGAAGGAGCTGGACCCTCCACTTTATGCTCATCTAGTCAAAGACAACATggaaagttttacattttgccacag GTGGCTGCTGCTGGGTTTTCAAAGAGAATTCGAACACAGTGATGCACTGCGTTTGTTTGAAATCCTGAGCTGTGACCATCTGGAGCTAATCTCACAGCAGGTCGACCGCGCTCGATATCAGGAGAGACTGGACCAAAAACACTACACAG AGGACAGATCAGAGTCACCACGGCAAACCTTCAACACAGACTTCACCTTCGAGCTCTTCATCTGTGCAGCCATCCTGCTGGATAACAGAGAGTGCCTGCTTCGGTGCCAAGATGATGTGCAGCTAATCCAGTTTACCAGCAG tcttCAGGGAAAACTGGACTTGAACAGCACTTTGGAGAAAGCAGAGAGCCATTTCTACAACTACTGCAAACGATGTGCATGGGATTACATGAATAGGCACTGCCGAGAAAACAGTAGCAAACCTGAAGACTTCTTTTATCAACTCCGTAGTTTGTTTGTCCTAAAGTGA